From the Argentina anserina chromosome 3, drPotAnse1.1, whole genome shotgun sequence genome, the window tcttcgtggacttgaggttggatttggatttgatgaagaacgagcgatttggccgcttgatgattcttcgtggacttgaggttggatttggatttgatgaagaacgagcgatttggtgacTTGAGGATTCTTcatggatttgatgatcttcgtggacttgagagacttcgggatttgtcgagagtgattcttgctcaagtgatttctctccttcttctccaagtctaAAAATCCcccctctcttcatgttgaaagggtgtatttatagtgtcaaggttttttattttataaaatattttaatgacactaaaataataaatttctttaattgtttaattaaatcaatatgtattttctgattaatttaaaattagttattctcataactaaattaaacagaaaataattgacttaattatgaccgttaagaaatttattaatttaatcaaatgtccgattctcatttcgaatcgtcaatgacattcaattttccgaTGCAATTCGGAATCACGTAAcctcgattacgatcatctgtttatgtgctgacacgagttttattcggatctgcaccaactttgttgacttttgagccacgtgtgcaattttgtcgggtccttggtcgatttaattatttaatgaagataatttacttcattaaatttcatgtgtctacaaccACAAATAGCCACCATTGTTCAGTAGggtaaaattttcatttgctACATGAGGCTGGACATGATTTGGTATCTTAGTGTTTAGAAGATAAAACTTTGgtacctcaaaatctcaaattatGCTTTATTTGATAGTTTAGtacttttgttaatttttctaTCAAATATATGGTACTAGAGCCGCGACTGCGGTCTTCTATCACATCAATGGCGTGATCATGGTCGGCCTAAGGCCAAGGCAATCAAGGCAAAAAAACTTAGGCCTCAACTTGAAGGAGACCTCCATTTTTCTATGATTGTTCAATACATGTATTCatttttatgaaaatataCTTACACAAGAAAATTATGTGAAAATTATTTGTTACTGATAGATTTGAAGATTAATcaaataacataaatataAGGTAGGGTAGGCCTTATAAATATCACTAGAAAACTTCCTATTACAGCCTTATTTTGACGTTTCATTTTATATGTCCCTCAACTTCTATAATTCCAATACTAAAACATGGCCTTATAGCTACAACTAAGATTTTTTATcttacaaaaataataattaatagTTAAGACATCTCAAAATTTCAGCCTTAGATCCACGTacacaccttttttttttaagtgatcATCACTTTAAGGAGTTTCCATAGTTTAAAAGTTATATAAACGTGCATAAAATTagtcttttttttaaaatttagtaCGTAAATCTGTTAATGTAGTACATAACTCTATTTGAGTACATGTCGTAAATTAGATCACTTGATGCACATTGTTAGAAATAGAGTGATTTTGAACGGGTGCGCGCGGTTCTCATCAAATATCGACTCTATTTGTTGAAAGATAATTCAATCAATTTTTGTCCATGCAACTATGatacaaagaaaaatgattaACTTGTGCCTAAGGGATCTTCACTTGTTTTAGAAAAGGAACCTATATGGTGTCGAGGCAGAGGCAAAGCTAAGAGGACGGATGCTGCCCGTGCTGGGCAATATATTTGATTATGAGTTTATGACTGAATGAGTTTCCTTTCTGCTGGGTACAAACTAACCCAGCATAGACTTTGGCTTTGGTTTGAGTGGCTTCGTTGCTGACTTGCTGTGACTGTTGAGTtgagttgttgttgttgagttgGGGAAGATGAGGTGGGGAAAGATGGAAAATCCACAACTATTTGATCGGATTTTGCATGTCTGTGTTGAGCGGCCGGTGCTCTCCTCTTTTAATACATATTTGCGTTTTCTAATAACTGCTGGGTTTTCTAAATGGATGCAGTTATTTGTTATCCTTCTTGctaattttcatttatattCCTAGTCTCCCACATTCACTTCTAGCTAGTCATCCATAACTATTTTCTTTCCGGTGAAACCTACATTAAGTAACTTTTAATTTTTCTGCTTACCTAACACACGGAGTCTAGATCCACCACTGTGTCAAAGTAGATAATTCCCCATGTGTTTCGACATACTGGATCTGGTCTTATCGGCAAGCCACcacatttttttgttggttaaaACAAGCCACCACTTATTAACTCACTAAACTAGTGAACAACTTCGAAATAatgttttaagtttttttttatcaaaaaatAATGTGAAGTTGGATCTAtcataaaattgaaaatttgggCCTAGACCAAACCTCTTGGGTTAATATATACCCACTAGTCAAGGACCTGTCATAAAAAGTTGGATCTATCAACTCCAGTCAAGAATCCACAAGTCTCCTCTAAAGAGAAAGCCCGTCGGCTTTGAAGTCCTTGTCTCCTTGACCGAGCAGGAGTTGTACCCTCGTCTCACGATCTCTAAGGCGCTATATCTAGCTCCTCCATTAAAATAGTAACACACCGGATAAAAGTCTTTGGGCCATGGCCACCACCAATCCAATCCAATGCCGGCTTTTTCTGCGCCACCGCAACCAAGCATTACACACTCCTCTGACCCGATTGTTGTCGACGTCAACCAAAATCGCCACCTACACTGATCTTTGACTATCCAACTGGTCTCCACGTCCAAACATAAACACATCACACCCAAGGCCGTCTCAACGTAAATTGAGATGGTCCAAAACCTTACCGTCACGCAATTACTTGTCAAATTCCATGAGCTAGCAGTGTAATCTATTAAGCAAACTTTGCAAGCGTTCGACACTTAtcaaggtttctgatgcgtcTATCTATTCTTTATACCTAATCATAGTTTAGGGACAAACAAATTAAGCAATTGGATAGTTCGCCATCAGTTCAGCTCATCATCATCTGCATTATTTCCAATTTTTTTCCATCATTCCATGCAGATGAAGACATAGTCCTTTCGAATCCCTGCAGGCTTAAGGAGATTGGAAATTAACTGAAAGGGGACTCTCGACTTGTATATGTACGTAATTTTGGTTAAACTAAGTGTTTTTTGACTTTATCTACTGTGGAACGTAGTAGTGCATCTGTGTATGTACTACGTACGTACGTGACGCGACATTGCCGTCTCGATTTCTCTATGCACTGCTAAGTTTTAGTACGTTCGAATAGTTTGATTAATCATATCATTCGAAAACTACTACGCTTACTCTCTCAAGTCTCATGCATGCAGGTTAGGGAATATACGTCCCATTTCGATGGCATAGTATCGATCAAACGTACGGTAGCATATTACCTGGTGCACAAGCACAACTGCATATATAATCCCATATTGCCACAACAAAAAATGCTGACAAAGGCCACTTTTCTCAGCCACACGATTTGGTGTTTCGTGGGTAGTGTGGGGGACTTGAGGAGATCCGCCACAATTGTATTGTAATGTGataaatttattaataaattaatatctCAAATGTGGCTCAACTGGTCACAAATCTCATGAGGTTGGTCCATATATGCCACCACAAATGTGGTGCAAATGTGAGATTTAGTGAGATAATGGACCAAAGACCACGGCAGTATTCTCTGGCTTTCCTCAGTCCAACCCGAACCTACCTCCCAAGTTCTTCAATTCTCCTCACATTTCAACAACCCCACTCCTCCTAGTAGGGTTCTCAGCCCGATGATGATACTTACACTACCTGTGAATTCCTCCCCAATTCCAACCCAAGAATTGGTTGATTTCATAATACTAGAACAAATAATGAGAACTTGTGATGGAACTTCAAAATCTATCATGGAGATAGGagtgtttttattgaattgctatgattaattgcatatttCAATATGAAGCAAGAGAGGTACAAATATATTGACCAAGAACAAATTGGGAAATATATGGAGGAGAAGAACAACTGCAACTCTAGAGGAGTATATTAGGAAATAAAATTGTTCAAAAATCAAAGGAGGTGTGTTTAGCAAATATAGAGGTGCAAATAGAATCACCCTTTCTTGTAGTCTTCCTTATTTCTTTCCTTATAATCACCATATGAATAGGCTAAACTTAACAAATACGAACGTAAATTGAAAATAACAGAGTGGCTACGTCAAAAGAGGTTGGTGTTTGTTTAAAGTTTGGGATACAGAGACACTTGTACGTGGTCTGTACTTCTTTCTTCAATCTCAGATTTCTCATTTGCTTTCCTCATATGAAAGAAACCATTTTCGTACGAATTGCAAAATATTTCTGAACAGAACATCAGTGAATCCATCTAGCATTTCAGCTTTGTTCTGAAGTGCTTCCATTTCTAATAATAGAGATTTTTAACTAAAAAGTAGCAAGATATAACCGACTATCAAAATTAATGATGCAGTATAATCGATTTTGTCATCATAACTCTGGCATtattagaagaaaagaaaaacataaattttattttatttgtttgaagAAACGAAACGGATATTCATGCGACTCTAGCTACTAGGTCAATCTATTTGAGATCAATATATTTCAGATCTTTGGAAGTCCATTGAACGTAGAAATAACAGCTACTGAAATTGAGTGGTTTCCCAAAGTCGGATACAAAATAGAATGTCTTGACTTCCGAATCTAATTTGCTTCATCTTTCATCTCTCATTCTTttccctttctctctttcaATGCTTTTTCCCAGATATTAACCCATGCACAGCCCTATGCAAATCCCATGCATTTCCTTGCTTCTAATATCCTCCAGCACATCCATTATTCTTTCTGAATCACAAGCATAGATTATCAAATCGTAATCGCCTTCCCTCCATAGTACCAACGATTCGTATTTGTATTGGTCATTTTCTCTTCCATTTTCCTCGCATAGGGTTTCAATTCTTTGCTTTACCTCTGTGCCACATATATTGCAATGAGGGTGATTCTTATTGATCCAAGATAGACACAACGAAACAACGACGAATCGCAGAAAGTTCAGATTAAGGGCCTTTCGTGACAACATGGGAAGGCCTTTAGTGACAACCGGATTATGCCGTCAATCATGGTTCGTGGTCTTAGCCTCTTTTCTTATATGGCTTTTATTGATTTGTGCATACTATTCCCAGTACATGGTCAGCAAGGGTGTCATGATCACCTTGTTCAATCACAACATCTTTGAAGACAATTCCGTTGGTGGTGCCTCAAGTTCTGTTGTTAGAGAACCCAATGGTGAAAGCAAAGTTGTTTTCAATGACCAAAGTGGGGCTCTGAGAACCAAATATGTTTATGAGTCTGAAGAGCATGAAAAGTCGAAGAAAGAATTAGGTCGAGCAGCAGATGATAATTCTACAGGGAGTAACGAAGCTCAGCTTGATGCGAATAGGATTATGAAAATACCTATCAAGGAGGATGAGATTCATGCTGATACTAAGTCGGACTTCGAGTCTGAATCCGAATCCGATATGTGCCAAGGTAAGTACATATATGTCCATAAAATCCCTAGCAAGTTTAATCAGGATTTGATAGAGCACTGTAATTCACTTAGCAATTGGACTGATATGTGTGAGTTGTCATCAAACTTGGGTCTTGGCCCTCATTTTCCAAGTAATGAGAGAGTATTCTCCAAAACTGGTTGGTTTGCTACAAATCAGTTCTTGTTAGAGGTCATATTCCACAATAGGTTGAAGCAGTACAACTGTTTGACAAATGACTCTTCTCAAGCTTCAGCAATATTTGTGCCTTACTATGCTGGCTTAGACGTGTCGCGGTATCTTTGGGGCTCCGGCTATAAAATTAGAGATTCCGGCTCACTTGAGCTGGTGAAGTGGTTGAGAGAAAAACCAGAATGGAAGAGAATGTGGGGCAGAGATCACTTTATGGTGGCTGGAAGAATCACTTGGGATTTTCGGAGATTTACTGATGAGGATTCAAATTGGGGGAACAAGCTGATGCTTCTGCCAGAGTCGAAGAATATGACCATGTTGACAATTGAATCAAGCCCTTGGAGTAGTAATGACTTTGCAATTCCATATCCTACATACTTCCACCCTTCAATGGACACTGAAGTGTTTCACTGGCAGAACAAAATGAGAAGACAGCGGAGGAGGGTCTTGTTCTCATTTGCAGGAGGTCCGAGGCCTAATCTTCATAACTCTATCCGAAACGACATCATCGACCAGTGTAAAGCTGCAAGGAGAAAATGCAAGTTGCTAGAGTGCTCTACTGGGCCAGGCAAGTGCCACAAGCCGGTTTACGTGATGAAAATGTTTCAAGGTTCTGTGTTCTGCTTACAGCCTCCTGGTGATTCTTTAACCAGAAGATCAATGTTTGATTCTATTCTAGCTGGGTGCATACCTGTATTCTTTCATCCCGGTTCGGCCTACGTCCAATATGTGTGGCACTTACCACAAGACTACACCAAATACTCTGTGCTTATCTCAGCATTTGACATACAGAACAAGACAGTGAGCATTGAGAGTGTCTTGAGTAGAATTTCAGGACAGGAAATCGTAAAAATGAGGGAAGAGGTCATCAGATTGATACCTAGTGTTGTGTATGCTGATCCAAGTTACAAGCTGAAGACTCACGATGATGCATTTGATATATCTGTTAAGGGGGTTCTAAAGAGAGTTGACACAACTAGAAAGGACATGAGGGAAGGGAAAACTACTAGTTTTGATTTTGCAGAAAAGGTGAGTTGGAAATTCAATCTGTTCGGGATAGTGGAAGAACATGAATGGGATCCCTACTTTGAAGGAATGGATGAAAAGGCTAAACGAAGAGAACATGTAAAAGCATGAAGCCTTCTAATTTTAGTTTTAGAGTGGTGATCagctctagctagctagctagtttttTTCTCATGCAAACATGGACATTttgctttcttctttctttccttctttaGTAGAGACGTGTTTTTTCCTACTTTAGCTCTTGTACAAAACACTGATTgctttcaaaattggaacATTCAACCAACATAAATTCTATATTAGAATCTTTTCGCTCTCTTCATTACAAATATATCCCTCATACACTCTTTAAACCTCAACCTATCGACTACATATGACGCTTATTTATATCCTTAATCACGTACAAGCTGCAAAAACCGGTAAGAAACCCCCCACTAAGTCTACAATGATGAAACGAAACACATAGTAAACTTCTCTGTACTATCAAGCTGCTCATACTATAAACAATTGTGTCCAAATACCTTTCAACAAGAAATTCAGCAAGCAAGCGTCTGTAGTCCAACGGTTAGGATAATTGCCTTCCAAGCAATAGACCCGGGTTCGACTCCCGGCAGACGCATTTCCTCATCTTTTTTGTTGCTTTTCGAAAACGACGTCGAATCTAGAGCTGGAAATGTgtactcttctctctctctcttttattCTATTCTCTGCCCAGAAAAGCGAGACTCATCCTCAGCCAATCAACCCCACAACCCCAGAGATATTTACGCGCCAAAACCATTTCCGTGGCCCAAACTCTCTCCTCTCTGTCTCTCCAACCACTCAGCTTGAGCTTTTCAGAGTCTCATGGCCGGCACGGGCGCCTCCTTCGCTCCCCACTTAATCGGGTCCACCGTCCCCGAATCCTCCAGAACCCTCCGCAGCACCGGAGCCCCATCCTCCGCTCGACTCTCCACCGGCGCCACCACCCGCGACGACCTCGGCGCCGCCCCCTCCTGCATCTACGTCGGCCCCATCGAAACCGCCAGCAAAGAAACCCTCGAAGCCCTCTACCGCCAAGTACGAatatttacttttaatttttttttatggatgCAAATTAATTCCGGTGAATTAAATCAATGATTGTGGTTTTCCGGTGCACGCGGCAGGCACGTGATGCGTACTACAGCGGCGACCCTTTGATAGTCGACGACATGTTTGATAGAGTAGAGGTATGTGACTGTGTGCGTGACTATTTTGGTTATGTAGCAAATTTGGGGTTTGCAGACTGATATTGTTTGATTGGGGAAACAGATGAAGTTGAGATGGTACGGTTCGAAATGCGTGGTGAAGTACCCTCGTTGCAGTCTCCGGCGACAATCGGCTTATGCTGATGCTGAGGtgattgattttgattttacttcaTGAATATTGCTCAACTAGCTAGTAGTTATATGAGTAGTGCTAAGAGTTGCTGAAGTCTGTAATGAGTAATGAGTAGTGCTATTTGTAGCTCAAGTCTGTAATGTTTTACTTGAGCTTTTTCTTTGGAGTATGACATATGCCTGTTTTTGGATATTATCCAACTGCTTTAGTCACCATGTAGTTGTCTTTCCCGATAGAATCACCACGTAGTTTGCAAACTCATGTGTTGTGGGATATGGCAAATTATTGTCTTGTTACGTAAGGGTATACACCAAGATTTTAATTTGTGATTTCTGTCTCTACTTGAATATTGAGTGACATGGATGTAGGGCAGGCAGACGTATCACAGGTTTTTGCATTAGCGAGCATATGGATACTCTTTCTTGCATTTGGCAGTGCGTCTTGTCTCATGCCCATAATATACACCGTTGGCCTGGCCTATCAAGATGTAGTCAGTCGGGGACTTCCATATGCAAATCAAGCAGCTGCTCTTTCCATGCTGAATGGCGTTCTCTTTATGACATTCGGTTCTGTCATTGGTTTCCCAATTGCAGCTGCTTCGGGTAAGTTACTTTGCATCCATGATCctatcttttttcttcttctttttcaaatcATGAAAACGAAATTCAATAGTCATTATGGAATTAAGCATGTTCTAATCTTCTTGTAGTTGATTTAAGTAAACTCCTTTTCTCTCAGTTAAAGTACTTGAAGGGCTATGGAGGAACGACTTGATGGCACTCAAAGGAGCATGCCCCAATTGTGGGGAGGAGGTAAGTTGATCATGACAGATGTTGTTGATAAGAGCATCCAAAAGCTGTTACTCTTTTTTTTCACTCATCATTTTCACTGATTGACACACTTTCTTCAGGTGTTTGCATTTGTGAAATCAGATCAGTCTAATAACTCCCCACATAGAGCGAATTGTCATGTGTGTGAATGCTTGTTAGAATTCCGCACCACGGCTGAGGTAAGTTGGCTGCTTCTTGGTTCCGACAACAAAAACGCATGTGttaaaatttctattttatgaAGAACTAGATATACAAAGATGACCAGTCCAGAGAAGATACGAGTATTTACCTGATGATTATAAACTTTGAATTTTAATATAGACATGCATACAAAGTGCATCATATTTTAAAGGCCAAGGCATTCTTTGAGAGGAAACTGTAAGGAATCTTCAGATTGAAATGGAATACAAGTAATACCATCAGTAGATTCTACACTTTATAAACCACATTAAGATGTGCGCTGAATTTGGCAACAGCCTCATTGAGAGTCTAAACCCTACACCTTGATGAATTCATAGAAAGCACTCACTTTCTCATTTACTAAATATTCATCTTTCCTCCTTTTCCATTGAGTTTGTCCTATGAGTTGCACTTTTATGTTGTGTCGAAACTGTTACAAGATGCATTGCTCGTAATATTGCCTGCCTccttctattttttttgtaatgaaCCTAGCACTCTGAATCTGATTTATTAGgctgtaaaaataaatgttcAGTCGCGTATGAAATCATATTGCCTCCTTGTATTGCTTGCTTCACAAGGGGTTTAATTTTTGTGCAGAAATCCCTTTCACCTCTAGGTAGAAGATGGGTTTATGGACGTATCTATCTtgtttcaagaaaaagtcgagGCCGACTTCAAAGAAGGGATTGAGATGCATTCTAAAACCTATGTACAGTAGGAAAAATTTTCCAGCTCCCTTTGTCCAATTGTAATGAGTTTCTTTACCTGAGTAGGATCAATTCTTATGTATCAGAACAGAAATAGGATCATTCCATACATTTGTGACTTAGTGTCAGAGGAAATGCATCTCCTAGAATTGTCAGACGATTCAGCTACTTAAGTTTGATGCGTTTTCTACCAAGTTCTGTTGATTTTTATCCATCTGATTGATAAACCTCCCATATAATATTGGAATCA encodes:
- the LOC126787432 gene encoding probable xyloglucan galactosyltransferase GT11; translation: MGRPLVTTGLCRQSWFVVLASFLIWLLLICAYYSQYMVSKGVMITLFNHNIFEDNSVGGASSSVVREPNGESKVVFNDQSGALRTKYVYESEEHEKSKKELGRAADDNSTGSNEAQLDANRIMKIPIKEDEIHADTKSDFESESESDMCQGKYIYVHKIPSKFNQDLIEHCNSLSNWTDMCELSSNLGLGPHFPSNERVFSKTGWFATNQFLLEVIFHNRLKQYNCLTNDSSQASAIFVPYYAGLDVSRYLWGSGYKIRDSGSLELVKWLREKPEWKRMWGRDHFMVAGRITWDFRRFTDEDSNWGNKLMLLPESKNMTMLTIESSPWSSNDFAIPYPTYFHPSMDTEVFHWQNKMRRQRRRVLFSFAGGPRPNLHNSIRNDIIDQCKAARRKCKLLECSTGPGKCHKPVYVMKMFQGSVFCLQPPGDSLTRRSMFDSILAGCIPVFFHPGSAYVQYVWHLPQDYTKYSVLISAFDIQNKTVSIESVLSRISGQEIVKMREEVIRLIPSVVYADPSYKLKTHDDAFDISVKGVLKRVDTTRKDMREGKTTSFDFAEKVSWKFNLFGIVEEHEWDPYFEGMDEKAKRREHVKA
- the LOC126788298 gene encoding PGR5-like protein 1B, chloroplastic, producing the protein MAGTGASFAPHLIGSTVPESSRTLRSTGAPSSARLSTGATTRDDLGAAPSCIYVGPIETASKETLEALYRQARDAYYSGDPLIVDDMFDRVEMKLRWYGSKCVVKYPRCSLRRQSAYADAEADVSQVFALASIWILFLAFGSASCLMPIIYTVGLAYQDVVSRGLPYANQAAALSMLNGVLFMTFGSVIGFPIAAASVKVLEGLWRNDLMALKGACPNCGEEVFAFVKSDQSNNSPHRANCHVCECLLEFRTTAEKSLSPLGRRWVYGRIYLVSRKSRGRLQRRD